Proteins from a single region of Drosophila biarmipes strain raj3 chromosome 3R, RU_DBia_V1.1, whole genome shotgun sequence:
- the LOC108027076 gene encoding sperm-specific protein Don juan: MFKRSALILGRCAKDCLCRRCIKPTFVRSHHLNVLANLKKDEIFNPDGLPSQRRKGFGGPIILAQDHDFFELANPMQRQFLDGLEQQAQRIGSNRWLKEDKQEDLEKLKKECQRLAKEITMAGKDGDIKKACKELAQKEKCKKKELKKKCKELAEKEKCEKDKLKKKCKQMAKKGKQDPCKKKKDPCKKKEDPCKKKEDPCKKKEDPCKKEDPCKKKKDPCKKKEDPCKKKDPCKKKEDPCKKDPCKKKEDPCKKKGGGDLKKKCKEMAQKEKCKKLAKKEKMKKMMKKCKKMAEKEKCKKMAKKNKCKDPCKKK; this comes from the exons ATGTTTAAAAGATCCGCGTTAATTCTAGGTCGTTGCGCGAAGGACTGCCTTTGCAGGCGATGTATAAAGCCCACCTTTGTACGGTCTCACCATCTCAATGTTCTcgcaaatttaaaaaaagatg AAATCTTCAATCCCGATGGCCTTCCCAGTCAGAGACGTAAGGGATTTGGCGGTCCGATCATTCTCGCCCAAGACCACGATTTTTTTGAGCTTGCCAACCCGATGCAACGGCAATTTCTGGATGGTCTGGAGCAGCAGGCCCAAAGGATAGGATCGAATCGGTGGCTAAAAGAAGACAAGCAAGAGGATCTAGAAAAGTTGAAAAAAGAATGCCAGAGGCTGGCGAAAGAAATCACCATGGCTGGTAAAGATGGAGACATTAAAAAGGCTTGCAAGGAACTGGCCCAAAAAGAGAAGTGCAAGAAGAAAGAATTGAAGAAAAAGTGCAAGGAACTGGCAGAAAAGgaaaaatgtgaaaaggacaaattaaaaaagaagtgtaagcaaatggccaaaaaggGAAAGCAGGATCCTTGCAAGAAGAAAAAAGATCCTTGCAAGAAGAAAGAGGATCCCTGCAAGAAAAAAGAGGACCCATGCAAGAAAAAGGAGGATCCCTGTAAAAAAGAGGATCCttgcaaaaagaaaaaagatcCTTGCAAGAAAAAGGAGGATCCATGCAAGAAGAAAGATCCTTGCAAGAAAAAGGAGGATCCATGCAAGAAAGATCCTTGCAAGAAAAAGGAGGATCCATGTAAGAAAAAGGGCGGCGGGGACCTTAAAAAGAAGTGCAAGGAAATGGCTCAAAAggaaaagtgcaaaaaatTGGCGAAGAAggaaaaaatgaagaaaatgaTGAAGAAGTGCAAAAAGATGGCTGAGAAAGAAAAATGCAAGAAGATggcgaaaaaaaacaaatgcaagGACCCGTGCAAGAAAAAGTAA
- the LOC108027092 gene encoding sperm-specific protein Don juan — MFKRSALSLSRFTQSSLFRNHHFRVLANLQNEEICKPDGLPSQRPKRLGEGSIGVIRVESSELPNPMQQHFLDDLDQQKAQRIGLNRWLKNGNLADLEKMKRECRKLVKEITMEGNDSDVKKVCKELAQKEKSEKEKIKQKCRELAAREKCEKDKLKKICKELNKKDKCKKKDKCKKKDKCEKKDPCEEKDPCAEKDPCLKEDPCAKKPKKVDPCEKEDPCKKVDPCDVKKIDWNKKCKEIAKKEKCKKLAEKEKMKKMIKECKKFAEKEKCRKLAEKEKCRKKAMKKQKAQKPQKSEKDHSKKK; from the exons ATGTTTAAGAGGTCCGCGTTAAGTCTAAGCCGGTTCACACAATCTTCCCTTTTTCGCAACCACCACTTCAGGGTTCTGGcaaatttacaaaatgaaG AAATTTGTAAGCCTGATGGACTTCCTAGTCAGAGGCCTAAAAGATTGGGCGAAGGCTCGATCGGCGTGATCCGCGTCGAATCTTCTGAACTCCCCAACCCCATGCAACAACATTTCCTGGACGATCTGGATCAGCAAAAGGCCCAACGGATTGGCTTAAACCGATggttaaaaaatggaaatcttGCAGATTTAGAAAAGATGAAAAGAGAGTGCCGGAAGCTGGTGAAAGAGATCACCATGGAAGGCAATGATAGCGACGTAAAAAAGGTCTGCAAGGAACTGGCCCAAAAAGAAAAGtccgaaaaggaaaaaataaaacaaaagtgcaGGGAATTGGCAGCAAGGGAAAAGTGTGAAAAAGATAAACTTAAAAAGATTTGCAAGGAACTGAACAAGAAGGATAAATGCAAAAAGAAGGATAAGTGCAAGAAAAAGGATAAGTGCGAGAAAAAAGATCCTTGTGAGGAGAAAGATCCTTGTGCGGAAAAAGATCCCTGCCTAAAAGAAGATCCGTGCGCTAAGAAACCCAAAAAAGTGGATCCTTGCGAGAAAGAAGATCCTTGCAAAAAAGTGGATCCGTGTGATGTAAAGAAAATTGATTGGAACAAGAAGTGCAAGGAAATAGCCAAGAAGGAAAAGTGCAAGAAATTGGCTGAGaaggaaaagatgaaaaagaTGATAAAAGAGTGCAAAAAATTTGCCGAGAAGGAAAAATGCCGAAAACTGGCCGAGAAAGAGAAATGCAGGAAAAAGGCTATGAAGAAACAAAAGGCACAAAAGCCCCAAAAGAGCGAAAAGGACCATTCCAAGAAAAAGTAA
- the LOC108027354 gene encoding axoneme-associated protein mst101(2), protein MLKRATLALSHYPDACFRACNGCRCMRMVHVVKLSEDLKAVQKSNQDYRRALLKLRNELTSQEGTSDIPCPRPDQPLRCAFLAGLEQQLKQRILGKEVFDPEMSLKREVYPETASSADGCGGACGEGKSVGEKKGKNCGQGGGKKGDDGEDDPKKLKKRCKQFKAEKMLKKCREKAALKKCQKESKAKECEKNAAMEQCLKCIRKERGESEVEEKENQKAEEEEDAEADECGEKKNKCPDEDEELEKLNKQIQKLADQMNCEKLAKIEAIKKACREQKEREECARRAEEARKKAEEEKKRAEEEARRRAEEEANKSPEEDICELRRQCAKMAKEQRKKALAAQKRLKAMTEKAKLKKMKAQCEKVAAIQKCRQQAKKDEAAKAKAECEKAQKEEAARLKACREAQEAKKRAESELNAKKKLCEKISKREKPKEVDVCAKYKFEFKKKDLNKAPKAVKAEVKQEIKRGIEKEIEKDVKEIKKGVEETKSEVGKEVKKEVKQVEKETKREVSGTPPPPPAPAPKAAAPPPPPPPPKADPKRLFQICKKMAQSKIRQKKKKMKALQAKCKKIALKEQCKCEKKAKKAKELEEYCKKKKK, encoded by the exons ATGTTAAAACGAGCCACACTGGCTTTAAGCCACTACCCGGATGCTTGTTTCCGTGCCTGCAATGGTTGCAGGTGCATGCGGATGGTTCACGTGGTTAAGCTAAGCGAGGATTTGAAAGCTGTTCAAAAATCAAACCAGGACTATCGCAGAGCCCTGCTGAAGCTGCGAAACGAGTTGACCTCCCAGGAAG gtACCAGTGATATTCCTTGCCCACGACCCGATCAGCCGTTGCGATGTGCGTTCCTGGCAGGTCTGGAGCAGCAGCTAAAGCAGAGGATCCTGGGAAAAGAGGTCTTCGACCCTGAGATGTCCTTAAAGCGGGAGGTTTACCCCGAAACAGCCTCCTCCGCCGACGGGTGCGGCGGAGCATGTGGCGAGGGCAAGAGCGTCGGTgagaaaaaagggaaaaactgTGGCCAGGGGGGTGGAAAGAAAGGCGATGATGGGGAGGACGACCCGAAGAAGCTTAAGAAGCGGTGCAAGCAGTTTAAGGCCGAGAAAATGCTCAAAAAGTGCAGGGAAAAGGCCGCCttgaaaaaatgtcaaaaagagtCCAAAGCAAAAGAATGCGAGAAAAATGCAGCCATGGAGCAGTGCCTGAAGTGCATTAGAAAAGAAAGAGGAGAAAGTGAAGTGGAAGAGAAGGAGAACCAGAAGgcggaggaggaagaggaTGCTGAAGCTGACGAGTGCGGcgagaagaaaaataaatgccCCGACGAGGACGAAGAGCTGGAAAAGCTGAACAAACAAATCCAGAAATTGGCCGATCAAATGAACTGTGAAAAACTGGCCAAAATAGAGGCCATCAAAAAAGCCTGTCGCGAGCAGAAAGAAAGGGAAGAGTGCGCCAGAAGGGCCGAAGAGGCCCGGAAGAAAGCCGAGGAAGAAAAAAAGCGGGCAGAAGAGGAGGCTAGGCGACgggccgaggaggaggccaaCAAATCGCCCGAAGAAGACATATGCGAACTAAGGAGGCAGTGCGCTAAAATGGCCAAGGAGCAAAGAAAGAAGGCGCTGGCGGCTCAGAAAAGACTCAAGGCTATGACCGAAAAAGCCAAGCTCAAGAAAATGAAGGCGCAGTGCGAGAAAGTCGCAGCCATCCAAAAGTGCCGCCAACAGGCCAAAAAGGACGAGGCCGCCAAGGCGAAGGCAGAGTGCGAGAAGGCCCAAAAGGAAGAAGCCGCCAGGCTTAAAGCTTGCCGGGAAGCTCAGGAGGCAAAGAAAAGGGCCGAGAGCGAATTGAACGCCAAAAAGAAACTGTGcgaaaaaataagtaaacgGGAAAAACCAAAGGAGGTCGATGTATGCGCTAAATACAAGTTCGAGTTCAAAAAAAAGGATTTGAACAAAGCCCCCAAAGCAGTGAAGGCGGAGGTTAAACAGGAAATCAAAAGGGGCATTGAAAAAGAGATCGAAAAGGACGTCAAGGAGATCAAAAAGGGCGTTGAGGAGACCAAAAGTGAGGTCGGAAAAGAGGTCAAAAAGGAGGTAAAGCAGGTTGAAAAAGAGACCAAAAGAGAGGTCAGTGGAACACCTCCTCCACCACCTGCGCCAGCACCCAAAGCAGCAGCCCCACCCcctcctccaccaccacccaAGGCCGATCCTAAGCGACTCTTCCAGATTTGCAAGAAGATGGCCCAAAGCAAGATAAgacaaaagaaaaagaaaatgaaggCACTACAggccaaatgcaaaaaaattgCCCTAAAGGAGCAGTGCAAGTGCGAgaaaaaagcaaagaaggccaAGGAACTGGAGGAGTACTgcaagaaaaagaagaagtaG
- the LOC108027355 gene encoding arrestin domain-containing protein 17, producing the protein MGLKGCEIQLDNPWNTYYAGQTVNGQVIFTFDSPKKVRGIIIRFLGEANTEWTEEKSVTTSEGKTENEVTQLKGHEEYFKIQYYLLGGKNSSETELPPGTHTYPFTCALPPNLPSSFEGEFGHVRFTIKVTLDRPWKFDQDMKMAFTVIAPVDLNLNPRVKEPFKLDLEKSFCCFCCRSGPLAVITSIPQTGFVSGQVLPITCEVDNTSNVNLTAVKFELRKLVTFHTNQPRSEKRESKVIIANLSVGPVNGGESHTFTQQLEIPALPPTNLLNCGIIALDYDLHVECDVSGPHRNLTGKIPITLGTIPLAGVRPPTQFTDAPSAVQSEDPSLAPTQPVSPASPPGGDGVGGALGWNVADSTGGGGSLYPNIPPPQFVETQYKAPTIAGRDDSEHTQIIGDGAFAPRYPTFQFNNATAPPANQ; encoded by the exons ATGGGCCTTAAAGgttgtgaaattcaattggACAACCCATGGAACACCTACTACGCCGGTCAGACAGTCAATGGCCAGGTGATATTCACATTTGACTCGCCCAAAAAAGTTCGAG GAATTATCATCCGGTTCCTGGGCGAAGCCAACACCGAGTGGACTGAGGAGAAGAGTGTGACCACCAGCGAGGGAAAGACGGAGAACGAGGTGACCCAGTTAAAGGGACATGAAGAATACTTCAAGATCCAGTACTATTTGCTGGGCGGCAAGAACA GTTCTGAAACGGAGCTGCCGCCTGGCACCCACACTTATCCATTCACCTGCGCCTTGCCGCCCAATCTTCCCTCCTCTTTTGAGGGTGAATTCGGACACGTGCGGTTTACCATTAAGGTGACGCTTGATCGTCCCTGGAAGTTCGATCAGGACATGAAGATGGCTTTTACAGTTATAGCACCTGTtgatctgaatctgaatccaCGCGTCAAGGAACCGTTCAAACTGGATCTAGAAAAATCAttctgctgcttttgctgtcGCTCGGGACCGCTGGCAGTGATCACGAGCATACCACAAACAGGATTCGTTTCGGGCCAAGTGCTGCCTATCACCTGCGAGGTGGACAACACCAGCAATGTGAATCTCACCGCAGTGAAGTTTGAGCTGCGCAAGTTAGTCACCTTCCACACGAATCAGCCGCGGAGCGAGAAGCGCGAGTCCAAGGTGATCATAGCCAACTTGAGTGTCGGTCCAGTCAACGGCGGCGAGTCGCACACGTTTACGCAGCAACTGGAAATACCGGCGCTGCCACCGACCAACCTTCTCAACTGTGGTATTATAGCCTTGGACTACGACCTGCACGTGGAGTGCGATGTCAGCGGTCCGCACCGCAATCTCACGGGCAAGATCCCAATCACACTGGGCACCATCCCTTTGGCGGGCGTAAGGCCTCCTACACAGTTTACGGATGCTCCGTCGGCCGTCCAGTCCGAGGATCCATCGCTTGCGCCCACGCAGCCAGTAAGTCCGGCCAGTCCTCCGGGTGGCGATGGCGTGGGCGGTGCGCTGGGCTGGAACGTGGCGGACAGCACTGGTGGAGGTGGCTCCCTGTATCCCAATATAC CGCCACCGCAGTTTGTGGAGACCCAGTACAAGGCGCCGACCATCGCCGGACGCGACGACTCCGAGCACACGCAGATAATCGGTGACGGAGCCTTCGCTCCCCGCTATCCGACCTTCCAGTTTAATAATGCCACGGCACCGCCAGCGAACCAGTAA
- the LOC108027291 gene encoding PAX3- and PAX7-binding protein 1 isoform X1, translated as MSLFRKPKKIQRRVFSSNADEEDDGTSLDPDAEMEAPPPPIISGKRDKEKSRKAIKPQEDNSKPKALLSFADDEDDGEVFQVRKSSHSKKVMRMLDKERRKKKREERAENSGHPGGENGSTQHLESSGGPSSGPTNSNSNPASAGRYKTASDQSKSKKSDNHMIQTEIRTDDFVLVVKKSETPEAILNGRAALCAGRDDMDDDDDQQSEDGGNDKTRHRFSKPEHLKQMLESGSIPDAAMIHAARKRRQRAREQGAGDYIPVEEPKEPVKLSTRLPCEDVEGDQSDDEERMDMNDITGRKEREERREQFYAVENDSTDEDSDREMNEWENQQIRKGVTAAQLVHSQHETVLSRFMIKPATPGGGSGMDDGDLATPQSTSTLLEQAYAKNALDRSNLAAAVRSSAKSKKEKAKATALRTPQEIFAAIQSRLSELKERSAEHTDSMARISIELKALKLQQLECQQNAPTAAAKYKFYQEIKCYVNDLVDCLSEKSPVINELEKRALQQYGKSQRYLVNRRRQDVRDQAKEIAEAAKPASAASRRAPEYEEQVRRAAEREGRRTRRRCERERNDLLSSHLDGMSSDDEIADQQQEQSAASTAQIESQSVEAFDDVTEDFSKIELILMKFHAWRKTDMSSYQDAFVSLCLPKLLAPLVRHELVLWSPLLDEYADIENMRWYQACMLYACQPDETVDQLKNDPDVNLVPALIEKIVLPKVTALVTECWDPLSTTQTLRLVGFINRLGREFPLSGTNKQLNKLFESIMERMRLALENDVFIPIFPKQVQEAKTSFFQRQFCSGLKLFRNFLSWQGILADKLLRELAIGALLNRYLLLAMRVCSPNDAINKAYVIVNTLPTVWLVPNSETLKNLELFIGYIKQTLESCDATNPVFMQSSDKAKQILQRLHSL; from the exons ATGTCGCTCTTTCGCAAACCGAAGAAAATCCAACGACGCGTGTTCTCGAGCAACGCggacgaggaggacgacggCACATCCTTGGACCCGGACGCCGAAATGGAGGCCCCTCCGCCTCCCATAATTTCCGGCAAGCGGGACAAAGAGAAGAGCCGGAAGGCCATTAAGCCGCAGGAGGACAACAGCAAACCAAAGGCGCTGCTCAGCTTCGCGGATGATG AGGACGACGGCGAGGTCTTCCAGGTGCGGAAGTCGTCGCACAGCAAGAAAGTGATGCGCATGCTGGACAAGGAACGCCGCAAGAAGAAGCGCGAGGAGCGGGCGGAAAACAGCGGACATCCCGGTGGCGAAAATGGTAGTACACAGCATTTAGAGTCGTCCGGTGGCCCATCTTCGGGTCCAACCAATTCCAACTCGAATCCTGCCAGTGCTGGCAGATATAAAACTGCCAGCGATcagagtaaaagtaaaaaaagtgATAATCATATGATCCAAACCGAAATACGCACAGACGACTTTGTG CTAGTGGTAAAGAAATCGGAGACTCCCGAGGCCATTTTGAATGGTCGAGCTGCCCTCTGTGCGGGACGAGATGATATGGACGACGATGACGACCAGCAATCCGAAGATGGTGGCAACGACAAGACGCGCCACCGCTTCTCAAAGCCGGAGCATTTGAAACAGATGCTGGAGAGCGGTTCAATTCCGGATGCAGCAATGATACATGCTGCCCGAAAGCGTCGTCAGAGAGCCAGAGAGCAGG GGGCAGGCGACTACATACCCGTTGAGGAGCCCAAGGAGCCGGTCAAACTGAGCACGCGCCTTCCCTGCGAAGACGTTGAGGGGGATCAATCGGATGACGAAGAGCGCATGGATATGAACGACATTACAGGACGCAAAGAGCGCGAAGAGCGTCGCGAGCAGTTCTATGCCGTCGAGAATGATT CCACCGACGAAGACTCTGACCGCGAGATGAACGAGTGGGAGAACCAACAAATCCGCAAGGGTGTCACGGCTGCTCAGTTAGTGCATTCTCAGCACGAAACGGTGCTTTCCCGCTTTATGATCAAGCCCGCCACACCAGGAGGTGGGTCTGGAATGGACGACGGAGATTTAGCGACGCCACAGTCAACGTCCACGCTGCTGGAGCAGGCCTATGCGAAAAATGCCCTTGACCGCAGCAATCTGGCGGCAGCAGTTCGATCATCTGCCAAATCAAAGAAGGAGAAAGCCAAAGCTACTGCGCTGAGAACTCCGCAGGAAATCTTTGCCGCTATTCAGTCGCGTCTAAGCGAGCTGAAGGAGCGATCGGCGGAACACACCGACAGTATGGCGAGAATCAGTATCGAACTGAAGGCACTAAAGCTCCAGCAGCTGGAGTGCCAGCAGAACGCACCAACAGCGGCCGCAAAGTACAAGTTCTACCAGGAAATAAAGTGCTATGTGAACGACCTTGTAGACTGCCTTTCCGAAAAGTCGCCCGTGATCAATGAACTTGAAAAACGAGCACTGCAACAGTACGGCAAAAGTCAGCGTTATCTGGTGAATAGGCGCCGCCAGGATGTTCGGGACCAGGCGAAGGAAATTGCCGAAGCAGCAA AGCCTGCATCAGCAGCATCACGTCGTGCACCGGAATACGAAGAGCAAGTACGCCGTGCCGCGGAAAGGGAGGGTCGAAGGACTCGACGCCGCTGCGAACGCGAGCGTAACGACCTGCTCTCCTCCCATCTGGATGGCATGTCCAGTGACGATGAGATCGCCgaccagcagcaggagcagagcGCAGCATCCACGGCGCAGATAGAATCCCAGTCAGTGGAGGCTTTTGACGATGTTACCGAGGACTTTAGCAAGATTGAGCTTATCCTGATGAAGTTCCATGCATGGCGGAAGACAGACATGTCCTCATATCAAGATGCATTCGTTAGCCTGTGCCTTCCAAAACTCTTGGCGCCACTGGTGCGCCACGAACTAGTTCTTTGGTCGCCTCTGCTAGATGAGTACGCGGATATTGAGAATATGCGATGGTATCAAGCCTGCATGCTTTATGCCTGTCAGCCAGATGAAACTGTGGATCAGCTTAAGAACGATCCGGATGTCAATTTGGTGCCGGCGCTCATCGAGAAGATTGTCCTGCCAAAGGTTACAG CTCTCGTCACGGAATGCTGGGATCCCTTATCGACCACACAGACCCTCAGGTTGGTTGGATTCATCAACCGCTTGGGGCGCGAGTTTCCATTAAGCGGGACCAATAAGCAACTTAACAAACTTTTCGAATCCATCATGGAAAGGATGCGGCTAGCTCTAGAAAACGATGTATTTATACCCATCTTTCCCAAACA AGTGCAAGAGGCAAAGACGTCGTTTTTTCAGCGACAATTCTGCAGCGGCCTGAAGCTTTTCCGCAACTTCCTAAGCTGGCAGGGCATCCTGGCTGATAAACTTCTGCGGGAGCTGGCCATTGGAGCGCTGCTGAACCGCTACCTTCTGTTAGCCATGCGAGTCTGCTCGCCAAACGATGCCATCAACAAGGCGTACGTTATTGTAAATACTTTGCCGACGGTCTGGTTAGTGCCCAACAGCGAGACCCTGAAGAACTTGGAGCTTTTCATAGGATACATTAAACAAACATTAGAGAGCTGTGATGCCACCAATCCAGTCTTCAT GCAATCCAGCGATAAGGCCAAACAAATTCTACAAAGACTACATAGTTTATAA
- the LOC108027291 gene encoding uncharacterized protein LOC108027291 isoform X3 produces MSLFRKPKKIQRRVFSSNADEEDDGTSLDPDAEMEAPPPPIISGKRDKEKSRKAIKPQEDNSKPKALLSFADDEDDGEVFQVRKSSHSKKVMRMLDKERRKKKREERAENSGHPGGENGSTQHLESSGGPSSGPTNSNSNPASAGRYKTASDQSKSKKSDNHMIQTEIRTDDFVVS; encoded by the exons ATGTCGCTCTTTCGCAAACCGAAGAAAATCCAACGACGCGTGTTCTCGAGCAACGCggacgaggaggacgacggCACATCCTTGGACCCGGACGCCGAAATGGAGGCCCCTCCGCCTCCCATAATTTCCGGCAAGCGGGACAAAGAGAAGAGCCGGAAGGCCATTAAGCCGCAGGAGGACAACAGCAAACCAAAGGCGCTGCTCAGCTTCGCGGATGATG AGGACGACGGCGAGGTCTTCCAGGTGCGGAAGTCGTCGCACAGCAAGAAAGTGATGCGCATGCTGGACAAGGAACGCCGCAAGAAGAAGCGCGAGGAGCGGGCGGAAAACAGCGGACATCCCGGTGGCGAAAATGGTAGTACACAGCATTTAGAGTCGTCCGGTGGCCCATCTTCGGGTCCAACCAATTCCAACTCGAATCCTGCCAGTGCTGGCAGATATAAAACTGCCAGCGATcagagtaaaagtaaaaaaagtgATAATCATATGATCCAAACCGAAATACGCACAGACGACTTTGTGGTAAG CTAG
- the LOC108027291 gene encoding PAX3- and PAX7-binding protein 1 isoform X2, translated as MDDDDDQQSEDGGNDKTRHRFSKPEHLKQMLESGSIPDAAMIHAARKRRQRAREQGAGDYIPVEEPKEPVKLSTRLPCEDVEGDQSDDEERMDMNDITGRKEREERREQFYAVENDSTDEDSDREMNEWENQQIRKGVTAAQLVHSQHETVLSRFMIKPATPGGGSGMDDGDLATPQSTSTLLEQAYAKNALDRSNLAAAVRSSAKSKKEKAKATALRTPQEIFAAIQSRLSELKERSAEHTDSMARISIELKALKLQQLECQQNAPTAAAKYKFYQEIKCYVNDLVDCLSEKSPVINELEKRALQQYGKSQRYLVNRRRQDVRDQAKEIAEAAKPASAASRRAPEYEEQVRRAAEREGRRTRRRCERERNDLLSSHLDGMSSDDEIADQQQEQSAASTAQIESQSVEAFDDVTEDFSKIELILMKFHAWRKTDMSSYQDAFVSLCLPKLLAPLVRHELVLWSPLLDEYADIENMRWYQACMLYACQPDETVDQLKNDPDVNLVPALIEKIVLPKVTALVTECWDPLSTTQTLRLVGFINRLGREFPLSGTNKQLNKLFESIMERMRLALENDVFIPIFPKQVQEAKTSFFQRQFCSGLKLFRNFLSWQGILADKLLRELAIGALLNRYLLLAMRVCSPNDAINKAYVIVNTLPTVWLVPNSETLKNLELFIGYIKQTLESCDATNPVFMQSSDKAKQILQRLHSL; from the exons ATGGACGACGATGACGACCAGCAATCCGAAGATGGTGGCAACGACAAGACGCGCCACCGCTTCTCAAAGCCGGAGCATTTGAAACAGATGCTGGAGAGCGGTTCAATTCCGGATGCAGCAATGATACATGCTGCCCGAAAGCGTCGTCAGAGAGCCAGAGAGCAGG GGGCAGGCGACTACATACCCGTTGAGGAGCCCAAGGAGCCGGTCAAACTGAGCACGCGCCTTCCCTGCGAAGACGTTGAGGGGGATCAATCGGATGACGAAGAGCGCATGGATATGAACGACATTACAGGACGCAAAGAGCGCGAAGAGCGTCGCGAGCAGTTCTATGCCGTCGAGAATGATT CCACCGACGAAGACTCTGACCGCGAGATGAACGAGTGGGAGAACCAACAAATCCGCAAGGGTGTCACGGCTGCTCAGTTAGTGCATTCTCAGCACGAAACGGTGCTTTCCCGCTTTATGATCAAGCCCGCCACACCAGGAGGTGGGTCTGGAATGGACGACGGAGATTTAGCGACGCCACAGTCAACGTCCACGCTGCTGGAGCAGGCCTATGCGAAAAATGCCCTTGACCGCAGCAATCTGGCGGCAGCAGTTCGATCATCTGCCAAATCAAAGAAGGAGAAAGCCAAAGCTACTGCGCTGAGAACTCCGCAGGAAATCTTTGCCGCTATTCAGTCGCGTCTAAGCGAGCTGAAGGAGCGATCGGCGGAACACACCGACAGTATGGCGAGAATCAGTATCGAACTGAAGGCACTAAAGCTCCAGCAGCTGGAGTGCCAGCAGAACGCACCAACAGCGGCCGCAAAGTACAAGTTCTACCAGGAAATAAAGTGCTATGTGAACGACCTTGTAGACTGCCTTTCCGAAAAGTCGCCCGTGATCAATGAACTTGAAAAACGAGCACTGCAACAGTACGGCAAAAGTCAGCGTTATCTGGTGAATAGGCGCCGCCAGGATGTTCGGGACCAGGCGAAGGAAATTGCCGAAGCAGCAA AGCCTGCATCAGCAGCATCACGTCGTGCACCGGAATACGAAGAGCAAGTACGCCGTGCCGCGGAAAGGGAGGGTCGAAGGACTCGACGCCGCTGCGAACGCGAGCGTAACGACCTGCTCTCCTCCCATCTGGATGGCATGTCCAGTGACGATGAGATCGCCgaccagcagcaggagcagagcGCAGCATCCACGGCGCAGATAGAATCCCAGTCAGTGGAGGCTTTTGACGATGTTACCGAGGACTTTAGCAAGATTGAGCTTATCCTGATGAAGTTCCATGCATGGCGGAAGACAGACATGTCCTCATATCAAGATGCATTCGTTAGCCTGTGCCTTCCAAAACTCTTGGCGCCACTGGTGCGCCACGAACTAGTTCTTTGGTCGCCTCTGCTAGATGAGTACGCGGATATTGAGAATATGCGATGGTATCAAGCCTGCATGCTTTATGCCTGTCAGCCAGATGAAACTGTGGATCAGCTTAAGAACGATCCGGATGTCAATTTGGTGCCGGCGCTCATCGAGAAGATTGTCCTGCCAAAGGTTACAG CTCTCGTCACGGAATGCTGGGATCCCTTATCGACCACACAGACCCTCAGGTTGGTTGGATTCATCAACCGCTTGGGGCGCGAGTTTCCATTAAGCGGGACCAATAAGCAACTTAACAAACTTTTCGAATCCATCATGGAAAGGATGCGGCTAGCTCTAGAAAACGATGTATTTATACCCATCTTTCCCAAACA AGTGCAAGAGGCAAAGACGTCGTTTTTTCAGCGACAATTCTGCAGCGGCCTGAAGCTTTTCCGCAACTTCCTAAGCTGGCAGGGCATCCTGGCTGATAAACTTCTGCGGGAGCTGGCCATTGGAGCGCTGCTGAACCGCTACCTTCTGTTAGCCATGCGAGTCTGCTCGCCAAACGATGCCATCAACAAGGCGTACGTTATTGTAAATACTTTGCCGACGGTCTGGTTAGTGCCCAACAGCGAGACCCTGAAGAACTTGGAGCTTTTCATAGGATACATTAAACAAACATTAGAGAGCTGTGATGCCACCAATCCAGTCTTCAT GCAATCCAGCGATAAGGCCAAACAAATTCTACAAAGACTACATAGTTTATAA